Proteins found in one Populus alba chromosome 14, ASM523922v2, whole genome shotgun sequence genomic segment:
- the LOC118037542 gene encoding nucleobase-ascorbate transporter 1 — protein MADIISHPPMDQLQDLEYCIDSNPPWAETIILAFQNYIVMLGTSVMIPSVLVPAMGGTDGDKARVIQTLLFVAGINTLLQALFGTRLPAVVGGSYAYVVPIAYIIRDTSLQRITDGHERFIQTMRAIQGALIVASSIQIILGYSQVWGLFSRFFSPLGMAPVVGLVGLGLFQRGFPALGNCVEIGIPMLLLVIGLSQYLKHVRLSRSFPIFERFPVLICIAFVWIYAIILTASGAYREKRLITQNSCRTDRANLISTAPWFKFPYPLQWGPPTFSAGHSFAMMSAVLVSMVESTGAYKAASRLAIATPPPAYVLSRGIGWQGIGILLDGLFGTGTGSTVSVENVGLLGLTRVGSRRVVQISAGFMIFFSILGKFGAVFASIPFSIFAALYCVLFGLVASVGLSFLQFTNMNSMRNLIITGLSLFLGISIPQFFNEYWNPAHNGLVHTHAGWFNAFLNAIFSSPATVGLIVAVLLDNTLEVERSKKDRGMPWWVKFRTFRGDNRNEEFYTLPFNLNRFFPPT, from the exons ATGGCAGACATTATTAGTCACCCTCCCATGGATCAACTCCAGGACCTTGAATACTGCATAGACTCTAACCCTCCTTGGG CTGAAACCATCATATTAGCATTTCAAAACTACATTGTAATGCTGGGCACAAGTGTAATGATCCCTTCTGTACTCGTTCCAGCAATGGGCGGCACTGAT GGTGACAAAGCTCGGGTAATACAGACTCTGCTCTTTGTAGCTGGCATTAACACACTTCTTCAAGCACTTTTCGGTACGAGGTTACCGGCAGTAGTGGGAGGGTCATATGCTTATGTGGTTCCTATTGCTTATATTATAAGGGACACCTCTTTGCAACGTATTACGGATGGTCATGAA AGATTTATTCAAACGATGCGAGCCATCCAGGGAGCTTTAATTGTAGCCTCTAGCATACAAATCATCCTGGGTTATAGCCAAGTTTGGGGTTTGTTTTCAAG GTTTTTCAGTCCTCTTGGCATGGCACCTGTGGTTGGATTGGTTGGTTTAGGATTGTTTCAAAGAGGATTTCCTGCT TTGGGTAATTGTGTGGAAATTGGGATCCCAATGCTGTTGTTAGTTATTGGATTGTCACAA TATCTGAAGCACGTAAGACTATCAAGAAGCTTCCCAATATTTGAACGATTTCCAGTGTTGATTTGCATTGCATTTGTCTGGATATATGCTATCATTTTAACTGCCAGTGGAGCTTACCGGGAGAAGCGATTAATAACTCAAAATAGTTGCCGTACAGACAGGGCAAATCTTATATCTACTGCCCCATG GTTCAAGTTCCCGTACCCTCTGCAGTGGGGCCCACCAACATTTTCAGCAGGTCACTCATTTGCCATGATGTCTGCAGTTCTTGTGTCGATGGTCGAG TCAACAGGTGCATACAAGGCAGCATCTCGTTTGGCTATTGCTACTCCACCTCCTGCATATGTATTGAGTAGAGGAATTGGCTGGCAA GGCATTGGCATATTGCTTGACGGCCTGTTTGGAACAGGCACTGGCTCCACTGTTTCTGT AGAAAATGTGGGACTCCTTGGACTAACTCGAGTTGGAAGTCGCAGAGTTGTTCAAATATCTGCTGGCTTCATGATATTCTTCTCTATCTTAG GGAAATTCGGAGCTGTGTTTGCGTCCATACCCTTCTCGATATTTGCAGCGTTGTACTGCGTTCTCTTTGGCCTTGTTG CTTCAGTGGGACTGTCATTTCTTCAGTTCACAAACATGAATTCCATGAGAAACCTCATTATTACTGGGCTGTCACTCTTCCTTGGGATTTCTATCCCCCAGTTCTTCAATGAATATTGGAATCCCGCACACAACGGCCTCGTCCATACTCATGCTGGATGG TTTAATGCTTTTTTGAATGCCATATTCTCATCTCCAGCGACAGTGGGGTTGATCGTGGCGGTGCTTCTCGACAACACACTAGAGGTGGAGAGGTCAAAGAAAGACAGAGGAATGCCATGGTGGGTAAAGTTCAGAACATTCAGGGGAGACAACAGAAATGAGGAGTTCTACACTCTGCCATTCAATCTCAACAGATTCTTTCCACCTACTTAG